In Candidatus Woesearchaeota archaeon, the sequence CGCCCACGAACAAAAAGCAAAACTACAAGCACTACAAGGATTTTTAACATTACTACAAGAAAACTCGCAAGATTTATCTCCGCAAGAAATACAAGAATATACAACCATGTCAAAAAAATAGTAGTTGATTTAACAGAAGATGCAACAAACAAAATATATCTTTCAAAAGAAATAAAAACAGAACATGAAACATTTTCACTATCAAGTCTAATAACAAAAACGATCAACAAATACGAAGCGCACTTACAACAAAAAAACATAGAAATGAATATAAACATACAAAATGCTGAAATAAACTACTTCAAAGAATTCACAGAATTTGCAATATCAAATATTTTATCAAACGCAATAAAATTTACAACGCCAAACTCAAACAATAAAATAAATGTCTATTTAAAATCTGAAAAAGATTATGCTGAACTAACAATACAAGACACTGGAGAAGGAATGTATGAAGAAGACATACAAAAAATATATGAAATGAAAAAAGAAAGCACCCTTGGAACAAACGGCGAAAAAGGCACAGGACTAGGACTAAAAGACCTAATAAAAACATTTAACAAATCAAACATAAACTATGAACTAAAAAGCAAACCAAACGAAGGAACCACGTGGAAAATTCAATTTCCACTATACAAAACACAAATATAAATTTTCTAATCAAAATATATTCTTACACCAAAACCATATGAAGCGCAATTACCAAATCCCCCTCACTAAAGAACGTATCCCAAATATCTGTATTGCCCTTAAAGCTCAATTAAGAAAAACATAACGTGGAACACGTTAAAGATCTGTTTCTTGGTAAAAAACTTAGGACACAACACACCCACAAAAAAACATTTATAAAGTTGTAAAAAAACAAAAAATAAATGAATTTTCAAAAAAAACAAATCACTGCACAAATTATCCTAATAATCAGCATAATAACATTATTTATAGGAAACTACTACAGTTACACATTAAGCACAATATCTGCTCTAGTTATATTCTTCTTAATAATATACATAATAGTAACTAACATAATTAGATTAAATAAAATAAAAAAAGCTGACTTTAAAGAATACAAAAAAATAAACACTGAACTAATAAAAAACACAAAAAATAGAATGCGCCTATTAAAATTTCGAGCAACATACACATTATTAATCGTGACAATAGTACTAATAGCCCGCCCTTTAATTCCAAAAGAAACAATGATGTGGCTACTGCTAACAATTTCCATAATAATTGCAATATTCTTTGAAGTATACTTAAAAAAAACTAAACAAACTACTTAAACATCCTCACTAAGATTCAAATATTTTTTACAATCTGAATATTTGTTTAAACAATATAAACCTAGTTCTGCAGAACAAAGCCTGTTTTTAATGACAGGATTAGACGGTTCAAATCTCAATACAAAATCTTTAGAATTAACACCACAAAAAAAGAAATAAGACCCCAACCTTTCCAAAAAAGGACACTTATCAGAAGCATTATTTTGCAAAGAACTATTAATTTTCCGTTCCTTCCTAGAAACTAAATCATCCACGCTTTCAACTAAGTTCCAATCCATAAGAAACACCGGAAAAAAACACTACTTTAAAAGAATTACGCCTCAAACTTCAATTAACTCATCAAAACTCAAACCGCGTCTCTTAGCCAAATCATTAGAAACAACAAAATGCTTACCACTACTCTCCAAATCCTCCAAAGTCAAAAAAACCCACTCCTGCCTAAAAAATTTAATTGCAACATAAGGCTCAGCACCAAAAACATTTGCAAACTCCTGCAACTCCTCAATTTCCTTACCCATAAAATACTTTTTGCTTTCCGTAGTCAACTTAACTTCCAAAACAATCTTACGAACATTATTACTAGCAACAATATCTGGGCAAGGATACTTAGAACTCCCACTACCCGCAGATCTAAAAGCTGCCCAACTAGCAGCCCAAAACTTATGAATCAAATCGCGCTCAGCATTACTCCCTCTACTTTTTGTTGACATAAAAATAATTAATTTAACAAGCATTTTTAAGCTTTTCCAGAAAACATTATAAATAAATGCTTACTAGAAAGTGAAAACAGTGATGAATATGGAAAAATTAATTTTTAAAAAACAAAAGGAAGCTATCCAAAAAACAATGTCTGCTAAGCCTCTTAAAGTGCTAAAATCAAAGGATCCCCGACAAAAAGCATTTTACGCATCAATAACATCTATATTATCCTCAAAATACATAGCAGAAGCAGAAGCAGGAGATCTTTACGCAATAACTAACAACCTTGACATACCAACTATAAATTCAAGAACAGAAGCTTGGGTTGGTAACAAAAACGGAGGAGCCAGAGGATCAGATGTCGCAGATAAAATACTTCTAGAAAAAACAAATAATTTGAAAAACATATTCTTAACGAGTATTGATAACGCATACTGGGAAGCCATAGACAACCTAAAAGAAAAAGATTCTGAAAGCGATGGATACGGTGAAGAAAGAGGATTTTATGATTTTCTAAAAAAACATCCCTCTGTAAAACATTACCAAACTCCAAAAATCAAAATCATAGATAAGAAATTCATTTCGGAAATAGCAAAAGAAATTTCAGCAGAGTTCAAAAGAAATAAAAAAACAAGAACACTGATATCTTTAATTTTTGAAAAAAAAGACAAATATATGACCAATTCAGAAAATTCTGAAATATATTTGTCCGACAACATGCTTAGAATGTACTTTGATATAGACGTATTAACCAAAAAAAGAGAAATAATGAAATTCGTCAAAACAATTGAATTATCCCAAAAATATGAATTGGATAATATTGAAGACAAATACGATGAAATATCCCGCTATGCAAAAGAAATAATAAAACAAAAAATTTCTATTGCAGAACAAATAGCTAATTCTCCATGGATAGAACATGATAGATACC encodes:
- a CDS encoding ATP-binding protein, giving the protein MNINIQNAEINYFKEFTEFAISNILSNAIKFTTPNSNNKINVYLKSEKDYAELTIQDTGEGMYEEDIQKIYEMKKESTLGTNGEKGTGLGLKDLIKTFNKSNINYELKSKPNEGTTWKIQFPLYKTQI
- a CDS encoding Holliday junction resolvase — translated: MSTKSRGSNAERDLIHKFWAASWAAFRSAGSGSSKYPCPDIVASNNVRKIVLEVKLTTESKKYFMGKEIEELQEFANVFGAEPYVAIKFFRQEWVFLTLEDLESSGKHFVVSNDLAKRRGLSFDELIEV